The stretch of DNA CAGATTATCGCAATGGGCCACTGCTAGCTTTGCCTTCCAGAGTTCGTCGGTTAATTCATGCAGCTTGGGCAAACAACCACCGGGAAAAATATATTTATCCACCCAAGCTCCGTTCCGTTCGTTCGTTTGGGTCGCAATTGTATGCAACACACCAATGCCATTAGGCTTGAGCAAGTCAGCCGCTTTTTGCATAAAGGTGCCAAAATTCGCTTCGCCGACATGCTCAAACATGCCAATGCTGACGAATTTATCGTACTGTCCTTGGATTTCACGATAGTCGATAATTTGGATTTTGAGGCGATCGCCTAGCCCGCGTTCATTAATCCGCTGCTGTGCAAGTTTCGCTTGTTCCCCGCTGAGGGTAATCCCTGTACCGGAAATGCCATATTGTTCAGCAGCGTAAATCAACATACCGCCCCAGCCACAACCAATATCGACCAGGGTTTCACCCGGTTGGAGGGCTAACTTACGACAGATTAGTTCATATTTTTGGTGCTGCATTTGCGCGATCGAATCGGTTTGATCCCGCTGATAACCGCAGGAATAACCCATCGTTGGGTCAAGAAACAGTTGGTAAAAATCATTACCTAAATCATAGTGGTGTTGGACATTTTTACGACTGTTTTCAATCCGGGTGGGAATATTTCGCAGACGCTGCTTTGCCACTTTGAGGAAAAGTCCAACGGCGAAGCGATCGCGGACCGTGATGTAGATATTGCTACGATGCAGTAAACCGGTCAGCTCTACTAAATTATTGTTTTTTTCGTCCCACCAACCGTCCATATAGGCTTCACAAAAGCCTAAAACACCAAAGGCAAAAATTCGATCGTAGGTTTTCGGATTATGAATCTGTAAATAAAGCGGTGTCGATGTACCGGGGCAGCCAAATTGGAAAGACTCACCATCAGGATTGATCACCGTTAGATCACCCGAGTCAATCATGGTCAACAACTTATAGAGATAACGCTCACCGCTCGGGAGTGTTTGAATGCGTTTATTGAATGCTTCTTGATTTGCTGCACTTGACAAAGCAGCTGAATCAGCCGCTTGATCGCCAGTGGTGGCTTGAGACTTGGGCACAGTTTTCATAGTAGATGTTCGATTCAGTATTTTGTCGGTTGATCAGCAGCATTCATAGCCAAAATAGCTTGCCCAGCCGCAAAATCACAAGAATCGATGCATA from Romeriopsis navalis LEGE 11480 encodes:
- a CDS encoding class I SAM-dependent methyltransferase gives rise to the protein MKTVPKSQATTGDQAADSAALSSAANQEAFNKRIQTLPSGERYLYKLLTMIDSGDLTVINPDGESFQFGCPGTSTPLYLQIHNPKTYDRIFAFGVLGFCEAYMDGWWDEKNNNLVELTGLLHRSNIYITVRDRFAVGLFLKVAKQRLRNIPTRIENSRKNVQHHYDLGNDFYQLFLDPTMGYSCGYQRDQTDSIAQMQHQKYELICRKLALQPGETLVDIGCGWGGMLIYAAEQYGISGTGITLSGEQAKLAQQRINERGLGDRLKIQIIDYREIQGQYDKFVSIGMFEHVGEANFGTFMQKAADLLKPNGIGVLHTIATQTNERNGAWVDKYIFPGGCLPKLHELTDELWKAKLAVAHCDNLKTHYAETLRHWADNFVANWDKIQALDPMYDDRFFRMWYLYLQSSEASFRDGNLHIYQLLFYKGKQWPLTVPMDFTFD